A segment of the Panacibacter ginsenosidivorans genome:
ATGGAAATTGTATCGTGATATAGGGAGCACCAGTATGCCGGCAGTAAAATAAAATCTTCTGCGGATAGCGCACATATAACACATAGCTGGCACAGTAATAAGGTGCAGGGTTATTACAGCTATGTGTCAGTTTCCTTTGCTTTTGTAAACGCAAGCATGCAGTTTATTTACAACTGCTGCTACACATATCCAAACGTACAAGTGTGCGACGCAAGAAAAGATCAATAGCACCACTTCAGCCTGCTACATAAAAATTATTTTGTTCGCGGAAACTTTATCTTTATCGCGATGAGTTTATACACTACCAAAGCGGCTATTACCATTACCTGCCACAAGCGCATTATGCCTTACCTGGCGCAGGAAGTAACAGCACTGGGCTTTGAAGTGGAAGAAAGTTTTGTAACCGGTGTGCGGTTGCATGGCACCATCAATGACTGCATAAAATTAAACCTTAACCTGCGGTGTGCAAGCCAGGTGTTGTATAGCCTGAAGCAATTTAAAGCTGCTGATGCTGATGCTGTTTATCGTAACATACTCAAATACGAATGGGAAAATATTCTTCCTGCAAACGGTTATTTTTCCATCACCAGTAATGTAAGTAATGATACTATCAATAACAGCATGTTTGCGAACCTGCGTGTAAAAGATGCCATCAGTGACAGGTTTCGGGAACAACGTGGCATACGGCCATCCACGGGTTCGGAACTTACAGGAGCCGTCATTCATTTATACTGGAAGCATGATGATGCAGAAATTTTTATTGATACTTCCGGCGATTCACTGGCGCGGCATGGTTACCGCAAAATACCAGGCCTTGCCCCTATGCTGGAATCACTGGCTGCAGCAACTATTTATGCAACCTGCTGGGACAGAGTTTCGCCATTTGTAAATCCTATGTGCGGTTCCGGCACACTGGCTATTGAAGCTGCCATGATCGCTACGAACAGGCGACCCGGTTTGTTCAGAACTAATTATGCATTCATGCATTTGCAGGGTTACAATGCAACTGTTTATGAGCAGGAAGATGCATTGCTGGAACAACAAATTATTGATGTGCCCGGTCTGCGTATCATTGCCACCGACTATAGTGAAAAAGCTATTGAGAATGCAAAAAAGAATGCAGTGGCTGCGGGTGTTGCAAAGCTTATTGAGTTTAAAGTTTGTGATTTTGCTGAAACTGAAATTCCGCAAAATGTTCCGGGCATTTTTTATGTAAACCCTGAATATGGTGAGCGGCTTGGTGATATAACTGAACTTGAAAAAACCTACAGCCGCATCGGCGATTTTATGAAACAAAAGTGCGGTGGTTATTTTGGTTATGTGTTTACCGGCAACTTAGACCTTGCAAAAAAAATTGGTCTGAAAGCCAAACGAAGAATAGAATTTTATACGAGCACTATTGACTGCCGCTTACTGGAATATGAATTGTATGCAGGCAGCAGGACGATGATAAAAAAGCAGAAAGAAGCATAATATTTTTTTGAACCCGGCTTTTGTATTTATGGCAACATCGTTGCGTCGCACTCTTGTGCCGCAATGCATTATTGAGCATAAACACACGGTCAGACGGCTCAAAGCCGTCAGACCGTTACAGCAAATTTTTTTTGTCTGCAGTCATACTTTAACATCAATACTTATAAATTATATTTTATGGAAATCTCAGCACTGCAAAAAATAGTAAAAGACAGGTATTTCGAAACCGATAACGCAAAAGGTATTTATCATACTGCCTTATGGTTTCATGAAGAAGTGGGCGAACTTTCTTCTGCCATTGCAAGCGGCAACAAAGAGAATGCAAAGGAAGAATTTGCAGATGTGCTGATGTGGTTATTAACGCTGGCCAATATCATGGATATAGATATGGAAGATGCGATTGCTGCGTATTTAAATGATGCAGGGAAGATGCCTTCGAAATGAATGTATGTAGCTTCTTGCAATAGCAGGAGTATAAAGTATGAAAGGCGCAGCGATGTAAACGCAGGCATGCAGGTTATTTAAAATTATATCCGGAAATGACGTTACCTTTCTCAACCCAATAACTAACGGCACAAACATGATATTCATAACCCAGCTAATTTATATTATTGAAGGGCAGGAAAATGTGTTTCATCAATTTGAAGACATTGCCATTCCAGCTATTTTAAAATATAACGGAAGGCTGTTGTTGAGAGTAAGACCAACCGAAAAAAGTTTTATAGAAAGTCATATAGAACAACCTTACGAAATTCATTTGGCAGCGTTTGATACGGAACAGGATTTTAAGAACTTTATGCAGGATGAAGAACGTAAGAAGTTTTTGCATTTGAAAGAACGGTCAATAAGGTCATCGGTGTTAATACAAGGCACAAAACTATAAGGGAGATAATTTGCAGGCAGGTGTAAATTACGCCGTTGCTATTATAACCGAACGTACAAGTGAGTGACACAACAGGTTATGCCATAGAATACCGTTGCCGGCTTCAAAGGAATTATGCTGCTTGAAAAATTATAACACGCGGAAAACATGCCCGCCACGCACGGTGAGATAGTGGACTGACTTTTGGCATAACATTATTTTTTAAAGTAGATCGTTTTACCTGTTTTAGCAGATGCTCCTGCCGCATCAAGAATACGCACTACGGTAATATTTGTGTTCAATGCATAGAGGCCATTTTCGGGAACGGTAATTTTATTGCGCAGTACATTGGCGAGATAAGCAAAAGGATCCGTATATACATTAAGGTCCGTAGCATTTACCTCTTCGCTGTGTTCAACAGAATCGGGTTGCGATCTTAACCGCATGTTGGTATTGTTGGTTGAAATGATATAACCTTTATCTCCATACACTTCCATATCTTTTCTGCCGAAGGGCCAGTTCCAGGAAGCTTGTATAATACATTGGGCAGTGGGATAAGTAACAATTATGGTTGCTTCATCATCCACCTTTGGATAAATATCCGGTTTAAAATGTTGCGTAACTGCTGTAACTGAAACGGGTTGCTGCCCATGCATTAAATAAGTCATTAAGTTGGCGCCATAGCAACCAAAGTCGATAAGTGCGCCGCCGCCATTTTGCACAGGATCGGTAAGCCATTCGAAAAAATTTTTGCTTACGCCGATTTCTTTTGGTCCCTGGTGACCATCGTGGATCACTACTTTTTTTATGTTGCCGATATAATTGCTATCGTTTATCAGGTTGTATGTTTTTGCAGTTGAAGGATACCAGGAGGTTTCAAAATTGGTAAGCAGTTTTATGTTGAATTTTTTTGCCAGTGTATCCATACGCAATGCTTGCTGGTAAGTTGTAGCAAGTGGCTTTTCTACCATTACATGTATATGCCGCGGTGCACAGGCTTCTACTACCTGCATGTGTTCATAGATAGAACCAAAAGCCACCACTGCTTCTGGTTTTAATGCATCCAGCATTTTATTAAGATCGGTATAAAACAATGCTTCATTAAGGCTATATTTTTTTGCATAGCGCTCAGCCAGTTCTTTATCCGGCTCGTAGATACCTGCAATGGTAACATCGGGTTTGTTTCTGCTTAAGATCCATCCTACGTGGTCATGTGTAATACGTGCCACACAAATGCGTACGGGAGCTGTTGATTGGGCATTTGAAAAATAAATGCTTACTATAAAACAAATAAGTAAAATACTATGTTTTAAAATATTTTTTTTCATGAGGTAGTATATTTTTCAAAATATAAATTAATCGGGATGGCTTAAAAATACTCTTTTATAATTTCAATTTGATAAGCTATCGCTGTGGGTTAAGCTTTATGTTACAATTATGCTTCCACGATCATCTTACCGGTATTCTCTCCTTTGAATAATCCAAGCAATGCATTGGGCAACTGGTCGAAGCCTTTGATAATTGTTTCCATAAATTTTAGTTTTCCTTCTTTTACCCATTGTGCCAGGTGCTGAATACCTTCCGGAAATATACTTTGATAATCGCTTACAATAAACCCCTGCATCAGTACACTTCTTGTAAGCAATATAGTTTGGAGCCTTGGTCCCATGGGCACTTCAGTGCTGTTGTATAAAGCAATTTGCCCGCATAACGGTATACGTGCGTGAAAGTTGATGTTATAGATTACCGCGTCAGATATTTCGCCGCCCACATTGTCAAAATAGATATCTACATCATTTGGGCATGCTGCAGCGATGGCTGATTTCATATCGGGTGTGGTTTTATAATTGATGGCTTCATCAAAACCAAATTTTTCTTTAAGCAATTTTATCTTTTCATCAGAGCCCGCAATACCAATTACACGACAGCCTAATATTTTCGCTATTTGTCCCACTGCTACGCCTACTGCTCCGGCTGCACCGGATACCACCACTGTTTCTCCTGCTTTTGGTTTACCAATATGTACTAACCCAACATAAGCAGTAAGGCCGGTCATGCCCAGTATACCTAAATAATAGCTTGCCGGTGCAATAACAGTATCAATTTTTTGTATGTTTTTTTCCGAAGTAATGATTTGTTCGCGCCATGGTAATCTTCCTAAAACAAGGTCGCCGGTTTTAAATTTAGCTGACCTGCTTTCTATTACTGTAGCCACTACACCACCTTCCATGGGCTGGTTTAAACGGAAAGGAGGAGTATAAGATTTTGCATCATTCATTTTACTACGCATATATGGATCCACAGAATAATATAAACCCTGCAGCAATACTTCACATTCCTGCAGTTCTGGTAATTCAATATTTTCAAACCTGAAGTTTTCCATGGTGGGTGTGCCTTTTGGCCTTGCTGCAAACACGATCTGTTTGGTTGTCATAATTTTTTTTTGATCAGGTGAAGTTAGCAAAGTTTGATTTCGTTGTCCGGCAATATGCTTTTACCGTAGCTTTAGCAAAATGCCGGGTGATGGTCCACCTGTTCCGGTTAAATCAACTGAGAGAACTAAACAAGCAACATGCAATATAAAATTTATATCATCGTAATCTTACTTTGTCTGCCGGGTACAAATATTTTTGCCCAAACAGGTGCTTTACAAAAAAAGACAGGCTCATTGTTTTCGGACAGCATGGTTAAACCGCGTATGCGCATCATCATTGATAATGATTTTGGTGGCGATCCTGATGGCTTGTTTGAACTGGTGCAACATCTATTATCTCCTTCTGTTGAGATCCGTGCTATCATTGGTTCTCACTTAAGAGCGGGAGATGGTTTTGATCCTTCGAAGGAAACGGCAGCTCATGCAAAAATGAAAATCGAAGAAGTCTTAAACATCATGAATCTCGATAAGACATATAATGTTTTACAAGGTTCAAACTTTGCACTGGAGAACGACAGCACTGCACAACCTTCTGATGCAGCAAGTGCAATTATAAAAGAAGCTATGCGTGATGATACAAAACTTCCTTTGTACGTTGTGTGCGGTGCAGGGCTTACAGATCTTGCAAGTGCGTATCTTCTCGAACCAAAGATTGCCAGCCGCTTAACCCTCATATGGATCGGCGGACCGGAATATCCTGAGCTTGCAACGCCTCCGCCTGGTTATACAACGCTTGAATATAATTTAGGAATAGATTTAAAAGCAGGACAGGTAATATTTAATAAATCATCCATTCCTGTCTGGCAAATTCCACGCAATGTATATCGCCAGGTGATGATGCCTTATTCATCATTGTTATTGAAAGTAAAAACACAAGGCAAGATCGGTGAATACCTCGCAAACAATATTGAACGCGTCATGAAGATGGGTATCAAATATAATTTCAATGTTGGTGAAGTGTATATTGTTGGTGATAGTCCTTTGGTGCTGTTAACTGCGTTGCAATCTTCGTTTGAGCCCGATCCTGCTTCCAGTTTTTATGTGTTGCGGCCTTCGCCGTTTATAAATAACCAGGGCATATATGAAGTAAATCATAAAGGAAGAAATATACGTGTGTACACACAACTCGATGTGCAGTTATTATTCGAAGATCTATATGCAAAGCTTGCTTTGTTTAATCAAAGTAAGTAGCAATACATACATTTGTTATGAACCGGGCTTTAGTATAAATATTAGGCATCGTTGCGTCGCACACTTGTACGTGCTGCCCATTGCTCAGCAAAGAACAAAGTGTTGAAGTGTGCGACGCAAGTTAAGCCTCATAGCAGTATAGAAAGTTGGGTACACAAAATAATACAACCACATGAAAGGAATAATTGCAAAACTGGCAGCGCTATTGTTTATATTATTTTTTATGCATTCTGTTGTGTCTGCACAAACAGCAAAGAAATTAAGAGTATTAGTACTATCAGATATTGAAGCAGACCCTGACGACACGCAGTCGATGATACGATTTTTGTTGTATTCAAATCAATGGGATGTGGAAGGCCTGATAGCCACAACTTCCATTCATCAGCAGGCAAGAGTAGCTCCTGAAAGTATTTTGAAAATACTTGATGCCTATAAAAAAGTGCAACCGAATTTATTAAAACATGAAAAAGGCTATCCTGCTTATGATGCGCTGAAACCTTTAGTGAAAAAGGGTTTGGCGGTTTATGGCATGCAAGGAGTTGGTGAAGGAAGAGATTCAGAAGGTTCTGACTGGATCATAAAAGCATTGAAGAAAAATGATGACCGCCCTTTATGGGTTTCTGTCTGGGGCGGACCAAATACATTGGCCCAGGCATTATGGAAGATAAAAAAAACAAAGAGTGCCGGTGATGCAGAAAAATTGTATAAAAAATTAAGAGTATACACCATCTCTGACCAGGATGACGCAGGACCCTGGATACGAAAAAATTTTCCATCTGTTTTTTATGTGGTAACGCCTGGTTATAATTATGTAAACGCAACATGGCTGGGTATGTCATTTCCAATGCCCGGTTCAAACACAGAAGTTACTTCTGCGGACTGGCTTGCAAAAAATATTCAGCAGGGCCATGGTCCACTTGGTGCTGCGTACCCGGATGTGGCTTATGGAATGGAAGGAGATACGCCATCGTTTTTAAATCTTATCAGCAATGGTTTGAATGATCCTGAACATCCCAATTACGGCGGCTGGGGAGGGCGTTATGCATTTTATCTTCCCGAATTTCAGGATTCTAATACAGGCATGTTTAAAAGAGATAACTGGCCAAAAGATGAACCCGAAACAAGAGCTATCTGGACGAATGCCAGTGATTCAGTTGTATCACCCATTGATAAAAAAAGTTATGTGGGCAATCGTGAAACGATCTGGCGCTGGCGCACAGAATTTCAGCATGATTTTGCTGCACGCATGTTGTGGACAACAAAAAATTTTAATGAATGTAATCATCCGCCTGTTCCTATGCTTGCACACAGCGATCATCTTACCGTAAAATCGGGTGAACAATTTCATTTAAGTGCTGCAGGCACAACAGATCCTGACGGTGATTCAATGAGTTATTTATGGTTTCAATATCCTGAGGCCGGAACCTATAAAGGTATTGTAAGTTTCAGGCCATATTCACCCAATTTGTACGATATACCTGTAACGGCACCGGTTGTTCAAAGCGCTCAGACCATTCATTTTATTTTAAAAGTTACAGACAAAGGAACACCATCATTAACAGGATATAAAAGAGTGATCGTTACAGTGATGCCATAAAAAATAAATAGCAGCAAAATTTTTTTTACTGAATCAAATGATTGGGGAAGTCTGCAACAGTTTTACAGCACACCTGTTCCATTACCTGTTGCAACTGTACTTTCAACATAGAGATGGCATGATTGCCACCTTCATTTCCTAACGCAGCAACACTGTACATAAACGTTCTGCCCATAAAAGTAAAATCTGCACCACTCGCTAAAGTCCTTGCTACATCCGGGCCGGAGCGTATGCCGCTATCCATCATTATTTTTATTTTATGCTTATAATTCTTTACGATCGGTTGCAGAGATTTGATTGCAGATTGCCCGGCATCCAACTGCCTGCCGCCATGATTCGAAACAACAATTCCATCAAAACCCAAACGAATTGCCATCTCTGTATCTTCTTCGCTTGCCACACCTTTCAACACCAGTTTTCCTTTCCACATATCTCTTATCGGTGCAATTTTTTCTTCGTTTACTCTTCCTGAAAAAGTTTTGTTCATGAATAAACCAAGTTGTTTCATGTTCAAACCTTTTGGCATGTAAGGTTTCAATGTTTCAAATGCCGGCTGACCGTGTATCAATGTTTTGATTGCCCATTCCGGCCTGCCCATGATCTGCAAAATATTTTGCACCGTCATCTTTGGCGGCATTGCCAAACCATTTCTTATATCACGTGGCCTGAATCCAAACGTTGGTACATCACTCAGTACAACAAGCACAGGGCAATGAGCAGCTTCAGCTCTTTTAATGATGCTGTCTCTTACTTCTTTCTCTGCAGGATGATACAACTGGAACCATGCTTTACCTTCTGTAATTTCACTGATTCTTTCTATAGATGAAGTTGTAACAGTGCTAAGAATAAAAGGTATATTATGCTCAAACGCAGCCCTGGCAAGTATTTCAGGCGCATTGGGCCACATAAGTCCCTGCAAGCCAACGGGTGCAATTCCAAAAGGCGCATCATATACATGACCGAATAATTCGGTCTTTATATCAGAAGAAACATGCTTCGTTAAATAGTAGGGTTTCAATTCAACCTCTCTTAACTCAGCAGTGTTTTTAAAAAGATTCACATCTTCATTGCAGCCGCCATCAAGATATTCAAAAGCAAAACGTGGAATTTTTTGTTTTGCTTTTTTTATCAGGTCATCTATACCGGGATAATTTGCGTTGTATTTTATTTGCATGTGACTACAATAATTTTATATATGATACCAGCGACAATTTTTTATAGCATCGCCTGTTGCGTCGCAATCACTTTATCGTTCCGTACAGTAATTATGCTTTTTCGGAATGGGCAACAGAATATAATTTCAGATCAATGATATTGTCAGGCAAAGATTTAGCATTCCATTGATGATGTATAGCGAGCGCTGCGCCAAGTGCTGAAGCCTGCGCCACCGTTGCAGCATACACTTCAATACCGGGGAAAGCTTCTGCAAGTAAATGCATATATATAGCATTCCTGCTGAACCCGCCATCTACAAAAATTCTTTTTACACTTTCATTCAATACAAGTTTTGTCGAACGTACCTGCTGTACAAT
Coding sequences within it:
- a CDS encoding alpha-hydroxy acid oxidase, coding for MQIKYNANYPGIDDLIKKAKQKIPRFAFEYLDGGCNEDVNLFKNTAELREVELKPYYLTKHVSSDIKTELFGHVYDAPFGIAPVGLQGLMWPNAPEILARAAFEHNIPFILSTVTTSSIERISEITEGKAWFQLYHPAEKEVRDSIIKRAEAAHCPVLVVLSDVPTFGFRPRDIRNGLAMPPKMTVQNILQIMGRPEWAIKTLIHGQPAFETLKPYMPKGLNMKQLGLFMNKTFSGRVNEEKIAPIRDMWKGKLVLKGVASEEDTEMAIRLGFDGIVVSNHGGRQLDAGQSAIKSLQPIVKNYKHKIKIMMDSGIRSGPDVARTLASGADFTFMGRTFMYSVAALGNEGGNHAISMLKVQLQQVMEQVCCKTVADFPNHLIQ
- a CDS encoding nucleoside hydrolase, which codes for MQYKIYIIVILLCLPGTNIFAQTGALQKKTGSLFSDSMVKPRMRIIIDNDFGGDPDGLFELVQHLLSPSVEIRAIIGSHLRAGDGFDPSKETAAHAKMKIEEVLNIMNLDKTYNVLQGSNFALENDSTAQPSDAASAIIKEAMRDDTKLPLYVVCGAGLTDLASAYLLEPKIASRLTLIWIGGPEYPELATPPPGYTTLEYNLGIDLKAGQVIFNKSSIPVWQIPRNVYRQVMMPYSSLLLKVKTQGKIGEYLANNIERVMKMGIKYNFNVGEVYIVGDSPLVLLTALQSSFEPDPASSFYVLRPSPFINNQGIYEVNHKGRNIRVYTQLDVQLLFEDLYAKLALFNQSK
- a CDS encoding NADP-dependent oxidoreductase, whose translation is MTTKQIVFAARPKGTPTMENFRFENIELPELQECEVLLQGLYYSVDPYMRSKMNDAKSYTPPFRLNQPMEGGVVATVIESRSAKFKTGDLVLGRLPWREQIITSEKNIQKIDTVIAPASYYLGILGMTGLTAYVGLVHIGKPKAGETVVVSGAAGAVGVAVGQIAKILGCRVIGIAGSDEKIKLLKEKFGFDEAINYKTTPDMKSAIAAACPNDVDIYFDNVGGEISDAVIYNINFHARIPLCGQIALYNSTEVPMGPRLQTILLTRSVLMQGFIVSDYQSIFPEGIQHLAQWVKEGKLKFMETIIKGFDQLPNALLGLFKGENTGKMIVEA
- a CDS encoding Gfo/Idh/MocA family protein; amino-acid sequence: MKKNILKHSILLICFIVSIYFSNAQSTAPVRICVARITHDHVGWILSRNKPDVTIAGIYEPDKELAERYAKKYSLNEALFYTDLNKMLDALKPEAVVAFGSIYEHMQVVEACAPRHIHVMVEKPLATTYQQALRMDTLAKKFNIKLLTNFETSWYPSTAKTYNLINDSNYIGNIKKVVIHDGHQGPKEIGVSKNFFEWLTDPVQNGGGALIDFGCYGANLMTYLMHGQQPVSVTAVTQHFKPDIYPKVDDEATIIVTYPTAQCIIQASWNWPFGRKDMEVYGDKGYIISTNNTNMRLRSQPDSVEHSEEVNATDLNVYTDPFAYLANVLRNKITVPENGLYALNTNITVVRILDAAGASAKTGKTIYFKK
- a CDS encoding DUF1330 domain-containing protein, which gives rise to MIFITQLIYIIEGQENVFHQFEDIAIPAILKYNGRLLLRVRPTEKSFIESHIEQPYEIHLAAFDTEQDFKNFMQDEERKKFLHLKERSIRSSVLIQGTKL
- a CDS encoding DUF1593 domain-containing protein, coding for MKGIIAKLAALLFILFFMHSVVSAQTAKKLRVLVLSDIEADPDDTQSMIRFLLYSNQWDVEGLIATTSIHQQARVAPESILKILDAYKKVQPNLLKHEKGYPAYDALKPLVKKGLAVYGMQGVGEGRDSEGSDWIIKALKKNDDRPLWVSVWGGPNTLAQALWKIKKTKSAGDAEKLYKKLRVYTISDQDDAGPWIRKNFPSVFYVVTPGYNYVNATWLGMSFPMPGSNTEVTSADWLAKNIQQGHGPLGAAYPDVAYGMEGDTPSFLNLISNGLNDPEHPNYGGWGGRYAFYLPEFQDSNTGMFKRDNWPKDEPETRAIWTNASDSVVSPIDKKSYVGNRETIWRWRTEFQHDFAARMLWTTKNFNECNHPPVPMLAHSDHLTVKSGEQFHLSAAGTTDPDGDSMSYLWFQYPEAGTYKGIVSFRPYSPNLYDIPVTAPVVQSAQTIHFILKVTDKGTPSLTGYKRVIVTVMP
- a CDS encoding MazG nucleotide pyrophosphohydrolase domain-containing protein, which gives rise to MEISALQKIVKDRYFETDNAKGIYHTALWFHEEVGELSSAIASGNKENAKEEFADVLMWLLTLANIMDIDMEDAIAAYLNDAGKMPSK
- a CDS encoding THUMP domain-containing class I SAM-dependent RNA methyltransferase translates to MSLYTTKAAITITCHKRIMPYLAQEVTALGFEVEESFVTGVRLHGTINDCIKLNLNLRCASQVLYSLKQFKAADADAVYRNILKYEWENILPANGYFSITSNVSNDTINNSMFANLRVKDAISDRFREQRGIRPSTGSELTGAVIHLYWKHDDAEIFIDTSGDSLARHGYRKIPGLAPMLESLAAATIYATCWDRVSPFVNPMCGSGTLAIEAAMIATNRRPGLFRTNYAFMHLQGYNATVYEQEDALLEQQIIDVPGLRIIATDYSEKAIENAKKNAVAAGVAKLIEFKVCDFAETEIPQNVPGIFYVNPEYGERLGDITELEKTYSRIGDFMKQKCGGYFGYVFTGNLDLAKKIGLKAKRRIEFYTSTIDCRLLEYELYAGSRTMIKKQKEA